A single genomic interval of Noviherbaspirillum cavernae harbors:
- a CDS encoding D-alanine--D-alanine ligase, which yields MTSEFGKVGVLFGGRSAEREVSLMSGGGVLAALQSKGIDAHGFDPAQRSLAELAAEKFDRVFIALHGRYGEDGTLQGALEQLGIPYTGSGVMGSSIGMDKVMSKRIWLSHGLPTPRFIVLDSKTASVEELRKVPDELGLPLMLKAPHEGSTIGISKVTSAADMQGGFELCAKYDEVVLAEEFIAGRELTVPVLGAGRNARALPIVEIRAPQGNYDYQNKYFSDDTQYLCPAPLDDALTQKIQTLAVRAFNAIGCTGWARVDFMLRATDNAPYLLEINTSPGMTGHSLVPMSAKAAGVSYEDLCVEILRSADLDLHSSKDWKPV from the coding sequence ATGACAAGTGAATTCGGAAAAGTCGGCGTGCTGTTCGGCGGCCGTTCCGCCGAGCGTGAAGTGTCGCTCATGTCGGGCGGCGGCGTGCTGGCAGCCTTGCAGAGCAAGGGTATCGACGCGCACGGATTCGACCCTGCGCAACGCAGCCTGGCAGAGCTGGCCGCGGAAAAGTTCGACCGCGTCTTCATCGCACTGCATGGTCGCTACGGCGAGGATGGCACCTTGCAGGGCGCGCTGGAACAGCTCGGCATTCCCTATACCGGCTCGGGCGTGATGGGGTCGTCGATCGGCATGGACAAGGTGATGTCCAAGCGCATCTGGCTCAGTCACGGCCTGCCGACGCCGCGCTTCATCGTGCTCGATTCGAAGACCGCATCCGTCGAGGAGTTGCGCAAGGTGCCGGACGAACTCGGCCTGCCCCTGATGCTGAAAGCGCCGCATGAAGGCTCGACGATCGGCATCAGCAAGGTGACCAGCGCTGCTGATATGCAGGGCGGTTTCGAACTTTGCGCCAAATACGATGAGGTCGTGCTGGCGGAGGAGTTCATCGCCGGACGCGAACTGACCGTGCCGGTGCTCGGCGCGGGGCGCAATGCGCGCGCCTTGCCGATCGTGGAGATCCGCGCGCCGCAGGGCAACTACGATTATCAGAACAAGTATTTCAGCGACGACACGCAGTACCTGTGTCCCGCGCCGCTGGACGATGCGCTGACGCAAAAGATTCAGACGCTGGCGGTGCGCGCCTTCAATGCGATCGGCTGCACCGGTTGGGCGCGGGTGGATTTCATGCTGCGCGCGACCGACAACGCACCGTATCTGCTAGAGATCAATACCTCGCCGGGCATGACGGGGCATTCGCTGGTGCCGATGTCGGCCAAGGCGGCGGGAGTCAGCTACGAGGATTTGTGCGTGGAGATCCTGAGGTCGGCGGATCTCGATCTGCATTCGTCGAAAGACTGGAAACCAGTCTAG
- the murG gene encoding undecaprenyldiphospho-muramoylpentapeptide beta-N-acetylglucosaminyltransferase, protein MKRLLIMAAGTGGHIFPGLAIAQTMRERGWQVSWLGTMHGMERDIVPKHKVEMDSIDFAGLRGKGLMHTVRGVFKMAAGFVRCFNIIGRRRPDVVLGMGGYVTVPGGAMAKLRGVPLVLVNADAALLLSNKTLAPLAKRVLFGFPADFGSAAGKAIVTGNPVRQEIIALPLPAQRYPGRSGPLRLLVVGGSLGARVLNESLPAALARIPAELRPTVTHQSGKQHIDALRAAYAKAQVQAEVLDFIDDMPRRYADADLVICRAGAITVSELTAAGVASVLVPLVASTTSHQRDNAQWMAGQDAAIHLPQTELTPEKLADLLQSLTRERCLAMAEAAHAIGRRQANEAIADVLEELSNKT, encoded by the coding sequence ATGAAACGTCTCCTGATCATGGCAGCCGGCACCGGCGGTCATATCTTCCCCGGCCTCGCGATTGCGCAGACGATGCGCGAGCGCGGCTGGCAGGTATCGTGGCTCGGCACCATGCACGGCATGGAGCGCGACATCGTGCCGAAGCACAAGGTCGAGATGGATTCGATCGACTTCGCCGGACTGCGCGGCAAGGGCTTGATGCACACGGTGCGCGGCGTGTTCAAGATGGCGGCCGGTTTTGTCCGCTGCTTCAACATCATCGGACGCCGCAGGCCCGATGTCGTGCTGGGCATGGGCGGCTATGTCACCGTGCCGGGCGGTGCGATGGCGAAGTTGCGTGGCGTGCCGCTGGTGCTGGTGAATGCGGACGCGGCTCTGCTGCTGTCGAACAAGACGCTCGCGCCGCTGGCAAAGCGCGTCCTGTTCGGCTTTCCCGCTGATTTCGGCAGTGCTGCCGGCAAGGCGATTGTCACCGGCAATCCGGTGCGCCAGGAAATCATCGCGCTGCCATTGCCGGCGCAGCGTTATCCGGGCCGCAGCGGCCCGTTGCGCTTGCTGGTGGTGGGCGGCAGCCTCGGCGCGAGAGTGCTGAACGAGTCCCTGCCTGCCGCGCTGGCGCGCATTCCGGCGGAGTTGCGACCGACGGTCACGCACCAGTCGGGCAAACAGCACATCGACGCCTTGCGCGCCGCGTACGCAAAAGCGCAGGTGCAGGCCGAGGTGCTGGATTTCATCGACGACATGCCGCGCCGCTATGCGGACGCGGACCTGGTGATCTGCCGCGCCGGCGCGATCACCGTGTCGGAACTGACGGCGGCCGGCGTCGCCAGCGTGCTGGTGCCGCTGGTCGCATCGACCACTTCGCATCAACGCGATAACGCGCAGTGGATGGCCGGCCAGGATGCAGCCATCCATCTGCCGCAAACGGAACTGACGCCGGAAAAACTGGCGGATTTGTTGCAGTCGCTGACACGCGAACGCTGCCTGGCAATGGCGGAGGCAGCTCACGCCATCGGAAGGCGGCAGGCGAACGAGGCGATTGCGGATGTATTGGAAGAATTGAGTAACAAGACATGA
- the murC gene encoding UDP-N-acetylmuramate--L-alanine ligase: MKHKVKNIHFVGIGGSGMSGIAEVLLNLGYTVSGSDLGSNAATQRLAQLGAKVTQGHAAQNIEGADAVVTSTAVKQDNPEVVAARAKRIPIVPRAIMLAELMRLKQGIAIAGTHGKTTTTSLVASVLAEGGLDPTFVIGGRLNSVGANAQLGAGDFIVAEADESDASFLNLSPCIEVITNIDADHMETYDHSFAKLKHAFVDFTQRLPFYGVVMLCIDDANVREIMPFISKPILTYGFREDAQVRAVDAKAVNSHMEFTVLQDGYEPMTVRLHQPGMHNVQNACAAIAIAREIGVADSATQKALSEFRGVGRRFTRYGEVNLPGGGAFTLVDDYGHHPVETAATLAAARGAFPGRRLVLAFQPHRYTRTRDLFEDFVKVLSTADALVLAEVYAAGEQPIVAADGRALAHALRVVGKVEPIFVEDIADMPDAIMNTARDGDVVITMGAGSISGVPGKLAQAS, encoded by the coding sequence ATGAAACACAAGGTAAAAAACATTCACTTCGTCGGCATCGGCGGTTCCGGCATGAGCGGCATCGCCGAAGTGCTGCTCAACCTCGGCTATACCGTTTCCGGTTCCGATCTGGGCAGCAACGCGGCCACGCAGCGTCTCGCGCAACTGGGCGCGAAAGTGACGCAGGGCCATGCCGCGCAGAACATCGAGGGCGCGGACGCGGTCGTGACCTCGACCGCCGTCAAGCAGGACAACCCGGAAGTCGTTGCTGCGCGTGCGAAACGCATCCCGATCGTGCCGCGCGCGATCATGCTGGCGGAACTGATGCGCCTGAAGCAGGGCATCGCGATTGCCGGCACGCATGGCAAGACCACCACCACCAGCCTGGTGGCGAGTGTGCTGGCCGAAGGCGGGCTCGATCCGACTTTCGTCATCGGCGGACGCCTGAACAGCGTCGGCGCGAACGCACAACTCGGCGCGGGGGACTTCATCGTCGCCGAAGCCGACGAGTCCGACGCCTCGTTCCTGAATCTGTCGCCCTGCATCGAGGTCATCACCAACATCGATGCCGATCATATGGAAACCTATGATCACAGCTTCGCCAAGCTCAAGCATGCGTTTGTCGATTTCACGCAGCGGCTGCCTTTCTACGGCGTGGTGATGCTGTGCATCGACGACGCGAACGTGCGCGAGATCATGCCCTTCATCTCCAAGCCCATTCTCACCTACGGCTTCCGCGAGGATGCGCAGGTACGCGCGGTCGATGCGAAGGCGGTCAACAGCCACATGGAATTCACCGTGCTGCAGGATGGTTACGAGCCGATGACGGTGCGCCTGCATCAGCCCGGCATGCACAACGTGCAGAACGCCTGCGCTGCGATTGCGATTGCGCGCGAAATCGGCGTGGCCGACAGCGCGACGCAAAAGGCGCTGTCGGAGTTCCGCGGCGTCGGCCGGCGCTTCACGCGCTACGGCGAAGTCAACCTTCCGGGCGGTGGCGCGTTCACGCTAGTGGACGACTACGGACATCATCCGGTCGAAACCGCCGCGACGCTGGCTGCCGCACGCGGTGCCTTCCCGGGGAGGCGGCTGGTGCTGGCGTTCCAGCCGCATCGCTACACCCGCACGCGCGATCTGTTCGAGGATTTCGTCAAGGTGCTGTCAACGGCCGATGCCTTGGTGCTGGCCGAAGTCTATGCCGCCGGTGAGCAGCCGATCGTCGCTGCCGACGGCCGCGCCCTGGCGCATGCGCTGCGCGTGGTGGGCAAGGTGGAGCCTATTTTCGTGGAAGACATCGCCGACATGCCGGACGCGATCATGAACACGGCGCGCGATGGCGATGTCGTGATCACGATGGGCGCGGGTTCGATCAGCGGCGTGCCGGGAAAACTGGCGCAGGCAAGTTGA
- a CDS encoding cell division protein FtsQ/DivIB: MWHDVRMLNATTNALLGLLALSLLASGVWWLTQRPIFTLKVITIQGMQQGAELQELRHVSASTVRNTAVPHIKGNFFTTDLNAVRQAFEAVPWVRKASVRREWPNRLIVSLEEHEPLGTWGDDGRLLSAKGDVFTANLAEAEEDGELVEFRGPEGSEKEVVVRYRELQQWFAPVKLEPESLQLSGRYAWTVKLNNGMTVELGREQSSTTLKDRVDRLVGIYPELVARLQDRIESVDMRYPNGLALKAHGLVFGLDKKGLPRGN; encoded by the coding sequence ATGTGGCATGACGTTCGAATGCTGAATGCAACAACCAACGCCCTGCTGGGTCTGCTCGCCTTGAGCTTGCTGGCATCCGGCGTGTGGTGGTTGACGCAGCGTCCGATATTCACGCTCAAGGTCATCACGATCCAGGGCATGCAGCAGGGGGCAGAGTTGCAGGAATTGCGCCACGTCAGCGCATCGACCGTCAGGAATACGGCAGTACCGCACATCAAGGGCAATTTCTTCACGACGGACCTGAATGCGGTGCGTCAGGCGTTCGAGGCGGTGCCCTGGGTGCGCAAGGCATCGGTGCGGCGCGAATGGCCGAACCGGCTGATCGTGTCGCTGGAAGAGCACGAGCCGCTCGGCACCTGGGGCGACGATGGACGCCTGTTGTCGGCGAAGGGCGATGTGTTCACCGCCAATCTGGCCGAGGCGGAAGAGGATGGCGAACTGGTCGAATTCCGCGGGCCGGAAGGCAGCGAAAAGGAAGTGGTGGTGCGGTACCGGGAATTGCAGCAATGGTTTGCGCCCGTCAAGCTGGAGCCCGAGTCGTTGCAGCTGTCCGGCCGCTATGCATGGACCGTCAAGCTCAACAACGGCATGACGGTCGAGCTTGGACGTGAACAGAGCAGCACGACATTGAAGGACCGCGTCGACCGGCTGGTCGGGATTTATCCGGAACTGGTCGCGCGGCTGCAGGACAGGATTGAAAGCGTGGATATGCGTTATCCGAACGGGTTGGCTCTGAAAGCGCATGGACTGGTGTTCGGATTGGACAAAAAGGGACTGCCACGAGGTAACTGA